The Flavobacterium faecale genome has a segment encoding these proteins:
- a CDS encoding hydroxymethylpyrimidine/phosphomethylpyrimidine kinase, producing MPTNRPFVLSIAGFDPSAGAGVLADIKTFEQHKVYGLSVLTANTIQTESHFSSIQWVAIEQVLESILVLFEKYKIETVKIGIVPSIEYLKAIVDLIKKQSPTTKIVWDTVLTSSTSFNFLAIQDRIALVEILRKIDLITPNYNEILVLGSNAAPINSIINQLTSHCAVLLKGGHNQNELGIDYLHTKDRFFRLSPKIDTIYEKHGSGCVLSAAITANLALGHDLLQSCKKAKDYIEQFLLSNPSLLGNHHA from the coding sequence ATGCCAACAAATCGTCCTTTCGTACTAAGCATTGCAGGATTTGACCCTTCTGCCGGTGCAGGAGTTTTGGCTGACATCAAAACTTTCGAACAACATAAAGTATATGGTTTATCCGTTCTTACCGCCAACACTATTCAAACCGAATCGCATTTTAGTTCGATTCAGTGGGTAGCAATTGAGCAGGTACTTGAATCGATACTTGTTTTATTCGAAAAATATAAAATCGAAACCGTCAAAATTGGTATTGTACCATCAATCGAATATTTAAAAGCTATTGTTGATTTGATAAAAAAACAATCACCAACAACCAAAATTGTTTGGGACACCGTCCTTACCTCAAGTACAAGTTTCAATTTCCTAGCTATTCAAGACCGAATAGCCTTGGTCGAAATCTTGAGAAAAATAGACTTGATTACTCCCAATTACAACGAAATTTTGGTATTAGGAAGCAATGCTGCTCCAATCAACTCCATTATCAATCAATTGACATCACACTGTGCCGTATTATTGAAAGGTGGACATAATCAAAATGAACTTGGAATAGATTATTTACATACCAAAGACCGATTTTTCAGGCTTTCGCCAAAAATTGATACTATTTATGAAAAACATGGTTCAGGCTGTGTACTATCAGCAGCGATAACGGCCAATTTAGCTTTGGGTCATGATCTACTACAATCGTGCAAAAAAGCAAAAGATTATATCGAACAATTTTTACTCTCTAACCCCTCACTATTAGGAAACCACCATGCTTAA
- a CDS encoding thiamine phosphate synthase, producing MIIISNPVAVPNEIVTIHALFEAGMQLFHIRKPDFSEEEMNVFIAAIGLEYHSKLVLHSHHHIADSHSIKRIHFPEKLRSETTSTELRAYKSRGFTLSTSTHNIEDFNLLDSNFDYAFLSPVFESISKENYNPKGNLFEEIKNRSNFNTQLIGLGGIEFSNIEKTLEAGFNDVALLGTIWTSNQPIEKFKLCQQIVLSY from the coding sequence ATGATAATTATCTCCAATCCAGTAGCAGTACCAAATGAAATAGTAACTATCCACGCTCTTTTTGAGGCAGGGATGCAGTTGTTTCATATTCGAAAACCTGATTTTTCTGAAGAGGAAATGAATGTTTTTATTGCAGCTATTGGATTGGAATATCATTCTAAATTGGTCTTGCATAGTCATCATCATATAGCCGATTCACATTCGATAAAAAGAATCCATTTTCCTGAAAAGCTAAGAAGTGAAACCACTTCTACGGAATTACGTGCATACAAATCGCGAGGTTTCACCCTATCGACTTCTACACATAACATTGAGGATTTCAACTTGCTGGATTCCAATTTTGATTATGCTTTTTTGAGTCCTGTTTTTGAAAGTATTTCGAAAGAAAATTATAATCCAAAAGGCAATTTATTCGAAGAAATTAAAAATAGAAGCAACTTTAATACTCAATTAATTGGATTGGGAGGAATCGAATTTTCTAACATCGAAAAAACATTAGAAGCTGGGTTTAACGATGTTGCTCTTTTGGGCACCATTTGGACTAGCAATCAACCTATTGAAAAATTTAAATTATGCCAACAAATCGTCCTTTCGTACTAA
- a CDS encoding thiamine phosphate synthase — protein sequence MLNRLQYISQGATIEDQLFNIHQALDHGCDWVQMRFKTAESTTELLKLAEATKMLCDEYLATFIINDAVLLAHEVDADGVHLGLTDMGIPEARSILGTSKIIGGTANTLEDILLHVSNGCDYVGLGPFRYTKTKDKLSPILGIEGYKNSMEQLKLQQIKTPIYAIGGIQLEDVSEIIATGIHGIAVSGLITESISKTKLITQLNEKLYGYVLV from the coding sequence ATGCTTAATCGACTACAATATATCTCACAAGGTGCTACAATTGAAGATCAATTGTTCAATATCCACCAAGCTTTGGACCACGGTTGTGACTGGGTTCAAATGCGTTTCAAAACCGCCGAATCGACTACCGAACTGCTAAAACTAGCAGAAGCTACAAAAATGTTGTGCGACGAATACTTGGCAACTTTTATCATCAACGACGCTGTACTGCTCGCACATGAGGTGGATGCAGATGGTGTGCACTTGGGTCTAACTGACATGGGAATTCCCGAAGCGAGAAGCATTTTGGGAACTAGTAAAATTATTGGAGGAACAGCCAATACCCTTGAAGATATTCTGTTGCACGTGAGCAATGGTTGTGATTATGTAGGTTTAGGACCATTTCGATATACAAAAACAAAGGATAAATTGAGTCCGATCTTGGGAATTGAAGGCTATAAAAATAGCATGGAACAGCTGAAACTACAACAGATTAAAACACCCATTTATGCGATTGGCGGCATCCAATTGGAAGATGTAAGCGAAATTATAGCAACTGGAATTCATGGCATTGCAGTCTCTGGATTGATTACCGAAAGTATTTCTAAAACAAAATTAATCACACAACTAAACGAAAAATTATATGGATACGTCCTTGTTTAA